The DNA window TTTCAATTGCAAATTCTAAAGCATGATTATAGTTTACTCGTTGTGAGGCCTGCATCCAGTAAAATATTTGCTCTTTATTTTGTACCTGCTCATCATTGAGCGGCTTTATTCTTTCTTTTTGAATCATAGTGATCATTCCTTTTTGAATAATTGATTACTTTATTAATAAAAATATCTACTAATTCTGGATCAAATTGTTTTCCAGTTTCTTTTTTTAGATTATGAACTGCTCTTTTTTGACTAAAAGCATTTTTATAAGGTCTTTTACTTAACATAACATCATAAGCATCTACAATTGCTATAATTCTGGCGGTTATAGGAATTTCTCTACCTTTTTTGCCTAGAGGATAACCCTTTCCATCCCATCTTTCATGATGATATAAAATGCCTTCAGCAATACTACTAAGCTTAGGGGTAGTATTTGCTATTTGATAGCCAATCTCTGAGTGACGCTTTATTTCTTTCC is part of the Halanaerobiales bacterium genome and encodes:
- a CDS encoding deoxyribodipyrimidine photo-lyase, whose protein sequence is MIQKERIKPLNDEQVQNKEQIFYWMQASQRVNYNHALEFAIERANKLNKSLSVFFVLNTDFPEANLRHYQFMLEGLKEIRE